A single Streptomyces sp. Edi2 DNA region contains:
- a CDS encoding serine hydrolase domain-containing protein: MPYRGWADEGYGAFADEFARNFAERGELGAAAAVFVGGRKVVDLWGGVADDRTGREWQEDTVLPVMSLAKAVVSILAHLLAQDGQLDLDAPVAAYWPAFARHGKEEITTRMVLAHTAGIPLVERQLTFEELTAWTPVIRALEEQKPLWEPGTAFEYHAHAFGFIVGEAIRRLTGRTPGRFFRAAIGDPLGLRTWIGMPQEEVPRMARLVEAEGRPPLPSADLLPMRAVTMNGVLPFPGLDDPHGYNSPALLTAEFPGAGAVSSARSLAALYAAVATGLDGGPRLLTEGTVTDAVTQLSGGPSFSGFPDLGARWGTGVLLDSAFRRLLGPRSFAHSGAGGQFAFGDDEFGVGFAYTANRMGGPGDQRVERLIGALRECVGAPEVA, encoded by the coding sequence ATGCCGTACCGAGGATGGGCCGACGAGGGGTACGGGGCCTTCGCGGACGAATTCGCCCGGAACTTCGCCGAGCGCGGTGAACTCGGCGCCGCCGCTGCCGTGTTCGTGGGCGGGCGCAAGGTCGTGGACCTGTGGGGCGGTGTCGCCGATGACCGGACCGGGCGGGAGTGGCAGGAGGACACCGTCCTTCCCGTCATGTCCCTCGCCAAGGCCGTCGTCAGCATCCTGGCCCATCTGCTGGCGCAGGACGGGCAGTTGGACCTCGACGCGCCGGTGGCCGCCTACTGGCCGGCGTTCGCCCGCCACGGCAAGGAGGAGATCACCACCCGGATGGTGCTCGCCCACACCGCCGGAATCCCGCTCGTCGAGCGGCAGTTGACGTTCGAGGAGCTGACCGCCTGGACGCCGGTGATCCGCGCCCTGGAGGAACAGAAGCCGCTCTGGGAGCCCGGTACCGCGTTCGAGTACCACGCCCATGCCTTCGGCTTCATCGTCGGGGAGGCGATCCGGCGCCTCACCGGCCGCACGCCCGGCCGCTTCTTCCGGGCGGCCATCGGTGACCCCCTGGGCCTGCGTACCTGGATCGGTATGCCGCAGGAGGAGGTGCCGCGGATGGCCCGCCTCGTCGAGGCGGAGGGACGGCCCCCGCTGCCGAGCGCCGATCTGCTGCCCATGCGGGCCGTGACGATGAACGGCGTCCTGCCCTTCCCCGGGCTCGACGATCCGCACGGCTACAACTCGCCCGCCCTGCTGACCGCCGAATTCCCCGGCGCGGGCGCGGTGTCGTCGGCGCGGAGCCTGGCGGCCCTGTACGCGGCGGTCGCCACCGGTCTGGACGGCGGGCCGCGACTGCTGACCGAGGGAACCGTCACCGACGCGGTCACCCAGCTGTCGGGCGGGCCTTCGTTCTCCGGCTTCCCGGACCTCGGCGCACGCTGGGGGACCGGCGTCCTCCTCGACTCGGCGTTCCGCCGGCTGCTCGGTCCGCGCTCCTTCGCGCACAGCGGTGCGGGCGGCCAATTCGCCTTCGGGGACGACGAGTTCGGGGTCGGGTTCGCGTACACCGCCAACCGGATGGGCGGCCCTGGTGACCAGCGGGTCGAGCGGCTCATCGGGGCGCTGCGGGAGTGCGTCGGGGCCCCGGAGGTCGCCTAG
- a CDS encoding helix-turn-helix transcriptional regulator, with amino-acid sequence MPPVFAHGRLRLYLLKLLDEAPRHGYEIIRLLEERFQGLYAPSAGTVYPRLAKLEAEGLVTHATEGGRKVYSITDAGRAELADRGGELADLELEIRESVAALASDIREDVSGSARDLRREIREAAQQARKDAGGSGKAGRNGGGPADAARDTAERPFPEAPDYFDAVFGEKESWRQAKEEFRRAKEEWKEQARRAKEESRRARQDAQRARKQARDAQVFAREEVQRVIKRVQEQTQGAVRSGDWSGAVREALSEVSREVGRFTGGQSGTGRGEEPREAGRGDEPYGTGQGDEPYGAGRGGADSGARVTVERVDLTEEKAGEGPAAGAPPAPEWAQEPAGDHPARDFDRLLDRFRDDLRDAARDHGVTAEQLKESRRRLSTAAAHIGALLRHPEQYGSFTDRDE; translated from the coding sequence TGGAGGAACGTTTCCAGGGGCTCTACGCCCCCTCCGCCGGCACGGTCTACCCCCGGCTGGCCAAGCTGGAGGCCGAGGGCCTGGTGACACATGCGACCGAGGGCGGCCGCAAGGTCTACTCGATCACCGATGCCGGAAGGGCCGAACTCGCCGACCGCGGTGGCGAGTTGGCGGATCTCGAACTGGAGATCCGGGAGTCGGTCGCCGCACTGGCCTCCGACATCCGGGAGGACGTGAGCGGTTCGGCGCGGGATCTGCGCCGCGAGATCCGGGAGGCCGCCCAGCAGGCCCGCAAGGACGCGGGAGGGTCAGGGAAGGCCGGACGGAACGGCGGGGGGCCGGCGGACGCCGCGCGGGACACCGCCGAACGGCCCTTCCCGGAGGCCCCCGACTACTTCGACGCCGTCTTCGGCGAAAAGGAGTCCTGGCGGCAGGCGAAGGAGGAGTTCCGGCGCGCCAAGGAGGAGTGGAAGGAGCAGGCCCGTCGGGCCAAGGAGGAGAGCCGGCGCGCCCGGCAGGACGCCCAGCGGGCCCGTAAGCAGGCCAGGGACGCCCAGGTGTTCGCGCGCGAGGAGGTCCAGCGGGTCATCAAGCGCGTACAGGAGCAGACCCAGGGGGCGGTGCGGTCCGGCGACTGGTCGGGGGCGGTGCGCGAGGCGCTGTCCGAGGTCTCCCGCGAGGTCGGGCGCTTCACCGGCGGCCAGTCGGGCACCGGGCGGGGCGAGGAGCCGCGCGAGGCCGGCCGGGGCGACGAACCGTACGGGACCGGGCAGGGCGACGAACCGTACGGTGCCGGGCGGGGCGGCGCGGACAGCGGGGCCCGGGTGACGGTCGAGCGCGTCGACCTGACCGAGGAGAAGGCCGGGGAGGGCCCGGCGGCAGGGGCTCCGCCGGCCCCGGAGTGGGCGCAGGAACCGGCCGGCGACCACCCCGCCCGCGACTTCGACCGGCTGCTGGACCGCTTCCGCGACGACCTGCGGGACGCGGCGCGCGATCACGGCGTCACGGCCGAGCAGCTGAAGGAGTCCCGCCGCCGGCTGTCGACGGCCGCCGCCCACATCGGCGCGCTGCTGCGTCATCCGGAGCAGTACGGCTCCTTCACGGACCGGGACGAGTGA
- a CDS encoding NADP-dependent malic enzyme has translation MAAEIVNPRSDSNTGAGAGSAPDDAFDPAFALHRGGKMAIQATVPVRDKDDLSLAYTPGVAKVCSAIAEQPELVYDYTWKSQVVAVVTDGTAVLGLGDIGPEASLPVMEGKAILFKQFGGVDAVPIALGTTDTDEIIETVVRMAPSFGGVNLEDISAPRCFEIERRLQERLDIPVFHDDQHGTAVVTLAALRNAAKLTDRSLGQLRAVISGAGAAGVAIAKILIEAGIGDVAVCDRKGIVSTDRGDLTDVKRDVAGFTNKGRLTGSLEDALDGADVFIGVSGGTVPEEAVAKMAKDSLIFAMANPTPEIHPEVAHKYAAVVATGRSDYPNQINNVLAFPGIFAGAMKVRATRITEGMKLAAAEALAAVVADELSPDRVIPSPFDERVAPAVTAAVAAAARAEGVARR, from the coding sequence GTGGCAGCGGAGATCGTCAATCCTCGCAGCGACAGCAATACCGGCGCGGGCGCGGGCAGTGCGCCCGACGATGCTTTCGACCCGGCCTTCGCGCTGCATCGCGGCGGCAAGATGGCCATCCAGGCGACCGTGCCGGTCCGCGACAAGGACGACCTGTCCCTCGCGTACACGCCGGGTGTCGCCAAGGTGTGCAGCGCCATCGCCGAGCAGCCCGAGCTCGTCTACGACTACACCTGGAAGTCCCAGGTCGTCGCCGTGGTCACGGACGGCACCGCGGTGCTGGGCCTCGGTGACATCGGCCCGGAGGCCTCGCTCCCCGTGATGGAGGGCAAGGCCATCCTCTTCAAGCAGTTCGGCGGCGTCGACGCGGTGCCGATCGCGCTCGGCACCACCGACACCGACGAGATCATCGAGACCGTCGTCCGTATGGCCCCGTCCTTCGGCGGGGTCAATCTGGAGGACATCTCGGCGCCGCGGTGCTTCGAGATCGAGCGCCGGCTCCAGGAGCGGCTGGACATCCCGGTCTTCCACGACGACCAGCACGGCACCGCCGTGGTCACGCTGGCCGCGCTGCGCAACGCCGCCAAGCTCACCGACCGCTCGCTCGGCCAGCTGCGTGCGGTCATCTCGGGCGCCGGCGCGGCAGGCGTCGCCATCGCCAAGATCCTCATCGAGGCGGGCATCGGCGACGTCGCGGTCTGCGACCGCAAGGGCATCGTCTCCACCGACCGCGGCGACCTCACGGACGTCAAGCGCGATGTGGCCGGCTTCACCAACAAGGGCCGGCTGACCGGGTCGCTGGAGGACGCGCTGGACGGCGCCGATGTCTTCATCGGGGTCTCCGGCGGCACGGTGCCGGAGGAGGCGGTGGCCAAGATGGCGAAGGACTCGCTGATCTTCGCGATGGCCAACCCCACCCCGGAGATCCACCCGGAGGTCGCGCACAAGTACGCGGCCGTGGTGGCCACCGGGCGCAGCGACTACCCCAACCAGATCAACAACGTGCTGGCCTTCCCCGGCATCTTCGCCGGTGCCATGAAGGTGCGGGCCACCCGGATCACGGAAGGCATGAAGCTCGCCGCCGCCGAGGCGCTGGCCGCCGTCGTCGCCGATGAGCTCAGCCCCGACCGGGTCATCCCCTCGCCGTTCGACGAGCGGGTCGCACCGGCCGTCACCGCCGCCGTCGCGGCCGCCGCCCGCGCCGAGGGCGTGGCCCGTCGCTGA
- a CDS encoding zinc-binding dehydrogenase codes for MFAAYAARIDRDQPLNGLELGERPAPDVRPGWTTVNVKAASLNHHDLWSLRGVGITEDSLPMILGCDAAGVDADGNEVVLHSVIGQTGHGVGAREKPSILTERYQGTFAEQVTVPSWNVLPKPKELSFEEAACLPTAWLTAYRMLFTNAGVRPGDSVLVQGAGGGVATAAIVLGAAAGLRVFATSRDEGKRKRALELGAEAVFATGERLPQRVDAVIETVGAATWSHSVKSLRPGGSLVISGATSGFTPKSGELNRIFFLELKIVGSTMGSKEELASLLSFCAAKGIRPVIDSTLPLDRAREGFTKMAEGELFGKVVLTV; via the coding sequence ATGTTTGCTGCCTATGCCGCCCGCATCGACCGTGACCAGCCGCTGAACGGCCTCGAATTGGGGGAGCGCCCGGCCCCTGACGTACGCCCCGGCTGGACGACCGTCAACGTCAAGGCCGCCTCCCTCAACCACCACGACCTGTGGTCGCTGCGCGGGGTGGGGATCACCGAGGACAGCCTGCCGATGATCCTCGGCTGTGACGCCGCCGGAGTGGACGCGGACGGCAACGAGGTCGTCCTGCACTCCGTCATCGGGCAGACCGGCCACGGAGTCGGCGCCAGGGAGAAGCCCTCCATCCTCACCGAGCGCTACCAGGGCACCTTCGCCGAGCAGGTCACCGTCCCCTCCTGGAACGTGCTGCCCAAGCCGAAGGAGCTGTCCTTCGAGGAGGCGGCTTGTCTGCCGACCGCCTGGCTGACCGCGTACCGGATGCTGTTCACCAACGCGGGCGTACGGCCCGGGGACAGCGTCCTGGTGCAGGGCGCCGGCGGTGGCGTGGCGACCGCCGCCATCGTGCTGGGCGCCGCCGCGGGGCTGCGGGTCTTCGCCACCAGCCGGGACGAGGGAAAGCGCAAGCGCGCGCTGGAGCTGGGCGCCGAGGCGGTGTTCGCGACCGGTGAGCGGCTGCCGCAGCGGGTGGACGCGGTGATCGAGACGGTCGGCGCCGCCACCTGGTCGCACTCCGTCAAGTCGCTGCGCCCCGGCGGCAGTCTGGTCATTTCGGGCGCCACCAGCGGCTTCACCCCGAAGAGCGGGGAGCTCAACCGGATCTTCTTCCTGGAGCTGAAGATCGTCGGTTCCACGATGGGCAGCAAGGAGGAGCTGGCCTCGCTGCTCAGCTTCTGCGCGGCCAAGGGCATCCGGCCGGTCATCGATTCGACGCTGCCGCTGGACCGGGCGCGGGAGGGGTTCACGAAGATGGCGGAGGGCGAGCTGTTCGGCAAGGTCGTGCTGACGGTGTGA
- a CDS encoding HutD family protein: protein MRILRAEGRAAAPWSNGGGVTREVAVQPPGSGWDTFAWRVSLADVTRDGPYSPLPGVRRILTVVDGAGLELTVDGTAQLLPERYRPFAFPGGAATDSRLLDGRPVVNLNVMLREGRAAATVEMVRGRGRGRGSRVVWPAGGGAADRGRDGDRVRDPDEVMVVAVEGRAWLGAPGASLGEPGASPGVPGAHEAQLERFDAALLTAPDAAAAALWTDGTAAVIALSATATAPDRP from the coding sequence GTGCGGATCCTGCGGGCGGAGGGGCGCGCCGCCGCGCCGTGGAGCAACGGCGGCGGGGTGACCCGGGAGGTCGCCGTCCAGCCGCCGGGCTCCGGCTGGGACACCTTCGCCTGGCGGGTCAGCCTGGCGGACGTCACCCGGGACGGGCCGTACTCGCCGCTGCCCGGCGTCCGGCGGATCCTCACCGTCGTCGACGGCGCCGGGCTGGAGCTGACGGTGGACGGCACCGCGCAGCTCCTCCCGGAGCGCTACCGCCCGTTCGCCTTCCCCGGCGGTGCTGCCACCGACTCCCGGCTGCTGGACGGCCGCCCCGTCGTCAACCTCAATGTGATGCTCCGGGAGGGGCGGGCGGCGGCGACCGTGGAGATGGTGCGGGGGCGGGGGAGAGGGAGGGGGAGCCGGGTGGTGTGGCCGGCTGGTGGCGGTGCTGCCGATCGTGGCCGTGACGGGGACCGTGTCCGTGACCCCGACGAGGTCATGGTGGTGGCGGTCGAGGGGCGCGCCTGGCTCGGGGCGCCTGGCGCGTCTCTTGGGGAGCCCGGCGCATCTCCCGGGGTACCCGGCGCCCATGAGGCGCAGTTGGAGCGGTTCGATGCGGCGCTGCTGACGGCGCCGGACGCGGCCGCCGCGGCGTTGTGGACGGATGGCACCGCGGCGGTGATTGCCTTGTCCGCGACCGCGACCGCCCCTGACCGGCCTTAG
- a CDS encoding Clp protease N-terminal domain-containing protein, producing the protein MFEKFTADARAVVRGAAEQADRTGSGTVGEPELLLALLERTDSPAAGVLAALGVHARRESVADALAAVRRRGGVSTADAAALAGLGIDIDEVVTRVEQAHGVGALAADGRAGRRKRTRRLFTAEAKSVLERALRIAAGRGERYLGDEHLLMALAARPGPAAAVLADHGVTYVEVLRALGEERGRRAS; encoded by the coding sequence ATGTTCGAGAAGTTCACGGCCGACGCACGCGCGGTGGTGCGCGGCGCCGCGGAGCAGGCGGACCGCACGGGCAGCGGCACGGTCGGCGAACCGGAGCTACTGCTCGCGCTGCTGGAGCGCACGGACTCGCCGGCCGCCGGGGTGCTCGCGGCGCTCGGCGTCCATGCGCGGCGGGAGTCGGTGGCGGACGCCCTCGCGGCGGTGCGCCGGCGCGGCGGGGTGTCCACGGCCGACGCGGCGGCGCTGGCCGGGCTCGGGATCGATATCGACGAGGTCGTGACGCGGGTGGAACAGGCGCACGGGGTGGGTGCGCTGGCTGCCGACGGACGGGCCGGGCGCAGGAAGCGGACGCGCCGGCTGTTCACGGCGGAGGCGAAGTCCGTGCTGGAGCGCGCCCTGCGGATCGCCGCCGGACGCGGTGAGCGGTACCTCGGTGACGAGCATCTGCTGATGGCGCTGGCCGCCAGGCCCGGACCGGCCGCGGCGGTGCTCGCCGATCACGGGGTGACCTACGTCGAGGTGCTGCGGGCGCTGGGCGAGGAGCGGGGCCGGCGGGCGAGTTGA
- a CDS encoding helix-turn-helix domain-containing protein produces MTDATDLAERAGDRDPRVGLRAVAALRRLLEQLEAVQVRSARAKGWSWQEIAAELGVSRQAVHKKHGRR; encoded by the coding sequence ATGACCGATGCAACGGATCTTGCCGAGCGGGCCGGTGACCGGGACCCCCGGGTCGGGCTCCGCGCCGTGGCCGCGCTCCGCCGGCTGCTGGAACAGCTCGAAGCCGTGCAGGTGCGCAGCGCCCGCGCGAAGGGCTGGTCGTGGCAGGAGATCGCGGCGGAGCTGGGTGTCAGCAGGCAGGCAGTGCACAAGAAGCACGGGAGGCGCTGA